In Neodiprion pinetum isolate iyNeoPine1 chromosome 6, iyNeoPine1.2, whole genome shotgun sequence, one genomic interval encodes:
- the Brms1 gene encoding breast cancer metastasis-suppressor 1-like protein gives MPSLKDESDGDGEEMSHDSNDSNQSSASCDSSAEHTDSDDSSEMDEDECERRRTECMENLVDLERQFTLLKEQLYRERITQVDTKLGEVKIGKSEEYLVPLERLKENMKTKTEVAGILKQYRLQNIQNKYLAEEQAALQNFQSEKELIWDYFHNELQEKIRRLEEDRNNVDIHADLWLNSSGRRRRGHTDRRRAVSVAGPYIVYMLNDADILEDWAVIKKSLGSRKAEIL, from the exons ATGCCTAGTCTGAAGGATGAGTCTGATGGGGATGGGGAGGAAATGTCTCACGACAGCAATGATAGCAACCAAAGTTCGGCGTCTTGTGACAGCAGTGCCGAACACACAGATAGCGATGATTCCTCGGAGATGGATGAAGATGAATGCGAGAGGCGCAGGACAGAATGCATGGAAAATTTGGTCGATCTTGAAAGGCAGTTCACTCTGCTCAAAGAGCA ATTATACAGGGAGCGAATCACTCAGGTGGACACTAAGCTTGGCGAggtaaaaattggaaaatctgAAGAATATTTAGTACCCTTAGAACGGctgaaagaaaatatgaaaactaAAACCGAAGTCGCTGGCATTTTGAAACAGTATCGGttacaaaatattcaaaataaatacCTAGCCGAAGAACAAGCAGCGTTGCAAAATTTCCAAAGTGAGAAAGAACTGATTTGGGATTACTTTCACAATGAACTCcaagaaaaaatacgaaggCTTGAAGAGGATAGAAATAACGTCGACATCCACGCCGATTTGTGGCTTAACTCTAGCGGCAGAAGACGCAGGGGTCACACTGATCGCAGACGTGCCGTATCTGTTGCCGGTCCCTACATAGTTTATATGCTTAACGATGCAGACATTTTAGAGGACTGGgctgtaattaaaaaaagtttggGCAGTCGTAAGGCAGAAATATTGTAG
- the LOC124220880 gene encoding tetra-peptide repeat homeobox protein 1-like: MRIALRRFRVLGSLPPGSCALGLLPGVSPIPGQVLRSFCAPSPLPGETVLPGQALRGSCAPGPLPGGTRLQEQALRSFCAPSPLPGETRLPGQALRDSCVPGPLPGETRLPGRALHGSCAPDPLPGETRLQDQEVEEEEEYNPKWLSVVNGGVRQWLEVVGGGRGGGRERPEEQGG; encoded by the exons atgagaatcgcgctccgcagatttcgagtactgggttctctacctcctggatcctgcgctctgGGTCTGCTTCCTGGTGTCTCTCCAATTCCAGGACAagtgctccgtagtttctgcgctccaagtccgctacctggtgaaactgtacttccaggacaagcgctccgtggttcctgcgctccaggtccgctgcctggtggaactcgacttcaggaacaagcgctccgtagtttctgcgctccaagtccgctacctggtgaaactcgacttccaggacaagcgctccgtgattCCTGCGTTCCAGGTCCGCTGCCTGgggaaactcgacttccaggacgaGCACTTcatggttcctgcgctccagatCCGCtgcctggtgaaactcgacttcaggaCCAAGAGgtggaggaagaggagga GTATAACCCGAAGTGGTTATCAGTGGTTAATGGAGGTGTTAGAcagtggttggaggtggtaggaggtggacgaggaggaggacgagaaaGACCAGAAGAACAAGGTGGATGA